In a single window of the Streptococcus ilei genome:
- a CDS encoding DUF960 domain-containing protein, with the protein MAFTNTRGRYASFGVVTSLPDDIIDSFWFVIDNYLKHVYPLNPVLKFELINRKGKTTLRFSQKDFPLEIAVDFLIPFDPYYPRQVRIVDNKGRETIMLIDEYQLL; encoded by the coding sequence ATGGCGTTTACAAATACAAGAGGCCGCTATGCAAGTTTTGGGGTCGTAACCAGCTTACCGGATGATATCATCGATAGTTTCTGGTTTGTCATTGACAACTACCTCAAACATGTCTATCCCTTGAACCCCGTTTTAAAATTTGAACTCATCAATCGGAAAGGAAAAACAACCCTGCGCTTCAGTCAAAAAGACTTTCCTTTAGAAATCGCAGTTGATTTCCTGATTCCTTTCGACCCCTATTATCCAAGACAAGTCAGAATTGTTGATAACAAAGGACGAGAAACAATCATGCTGATTGACGAATACCAACTCTTATAA
- the ntdP gene encoding nucleoside tri-diphosphate phosphatase, whose product MKLPKEGDFITIQSYKHDGSLHRTWRDTMVLKTTENALIGVNDHTLVTESDGRRWITREPAIVYFHKKYWFNIIAMIRDNEVSYYCNLASPYYMDQEALKYIDYDLDVKVFPDGDKKLLDVEEYEQHKRKMNYSDDIDFILKENVKILVDWINNQLGPFSEEYIKIWYNRYVELRNK is encoded by the coding sequence ATGAAACTACCTAAAGAAGGCGACTTTATTACAATTCAAAGTTATAAACATGATGGAAGTCTCCACCGAACCTGGCGGGACACCATGGTACTAAAAACTACGGAAAACGCACTTATCGGCGTCAATGATCATACTCTCGTTACAGAGAGCGATGGTAGAAGATGGATTACACGAGAGCCAGCAATCGTCTACTTTCATAAGAAGTACTGGTTTAATATCATTGCTATGATCCGAGATAATGAAGTATCCTATTATTGTAATCTTGCCAGTCCTTATTATATGGACCAAGAGGCACTAAAGTATATTGATTATGATCTTGATGTCAAAGTCTTTCCGGATGGTGATAAAAAACTGCTGGACGTAGAAGAATACGAACAGCACAAACGCAAAATGAACTATTCAGATGACATTGACTTTATCCTAAAAGAAAATGTCAAAATCCTTGTAGACTGGATTAACAACCAGTTAGGTCCGTTCTCTGAGGAATACATTAAAATTTGGTACAACCGTTATGTTGAACTGCGAAATAAATAA
- the recX gene encoding recombination regulator RecX: MKITKLEKKKRLYLLELDQAESLYITEDTIVRFMLSRDKEISQEELKEIQTYAQLSHAKNLALYHLSFKARTAREVRDYLIKHEIDESTIETVINTLKEDKWIDDLAYTRAIFQSNHLSGDKGPYLLKQKLIQKGVSSHYIDKITSEFDFSEVAQRTAQKLAKQYVKKLPPRALKDKITQTLINKGFSYEVVKQAYHQLDIEPNEEQTLDLIMKELEKQHQKYSRKYEGYELKQRLTQALARKGYDYSDISTALREFL; this comes from the coding sequence ATGAAAATTACCAAATTAGAAAAGAAAAAACGTCTCTACCTTCTAGAGCTGGATCAAGCCGAATCCCTCTACATTACAGAAGACACCATCGTCCGCTTCATGCTCTCACGAGACAAAGAGATTAGCCAGGAAGAACTCAAGGAAATTCAAACCTATGCCCAGCTTTCCCATGCTAAAAACTTGGCCCTCTATCACCTTTCCTTTAAGGCACGAACTGCTCGCGAGGTTAGAGACTACTTAATCAAGCACGAAATCGACGAATCTACCATCGAAACCGTCATTAACACCCTAAAAGAAGACAAATGGATCGATGACCTGGCCTATACTCGGGCTATCTTTCAATCCAATCACCTCTCAGGAGACAAGGGCCCCTATCTCCTCAAGCAAAAGCTCATTCAAAAAGGTGTCTCTTCCCACTATATCGACAAAATCACCTCAGAATTTGATTTCTCCGAAGTGGCTCAACGAACTGCTCAGAAACTGGCTAAGCAATACGTTAAGAAACTTCCACCAAGAGCCTTAAAAGATAAAATCACACAAACTCTTATCAATAAAGGCTTTAGTTATGAAGTTGTCAAGCAAGCCTATCACCAATTAGATATCGAACCAAACGAGGAACAAACTCTTGACCTGATTATGAAGGAACTAGAAAAACAGCACCAGAAATACTCCCGAAAATACGAGGGCTACGAGCTTAAACAACGCCTCACTCAAGCCCTTGCGCGCAAGGGATACGACTACTCAGACATTTCTACAGCACTTCGCGAATTCCTTTAA
- the rlmD gene encoding 23S rRNA (uracil(1939)-C(5))-methyltransferase RlmD, producing MNLKVKQRIPLKIKRMGINGEGIGFYKKTLVFVPGALKGEDVFCQITAIRKNFAEAKLLSVNKASKYRVTPTCDIYETCGGCQIMHLKYSKQLEFKTDLLQQALKKYAPKGYENYLIHPTLGMKKPQYYRAKLQFQTRKFKGQVKAGLYAQNSHYLVELRDCLVQDPVIQEIANHVAELLTYYQIPISDDRKQLGVRTIMVRRARKSGQVQMIVVTSRQINLTNLVADLVEKYPEIVTVAVNLNTSKSSEIYGEKTQIIWGQETIREGVLDYEFSLSPRAFYQLNPEQTEVLYSEAVKALDVSPEDHLIDAYCGVGTIGFAFADKVKSVRGMDIIPEAIEDAKYNAKQMGFENTHYEAGTAEEIIPRWYKEGYRADAVIVDPPRTGLGVQLIDTLLRYAPQKMVYVSCNVSTLARDLVDLTKVYDVVYIQSVDMFPHTARTEAVVKLVKKA from the coding sequence ATGAATCTAAAAGTTAAACAAAGAATTCCCTTGAAAATCAAGCGAATGGGAATTAATGGTGAAGGGATTGGCTTTTACAAGAAGACCTTGGTCTTTGTGCCTGGGGCTTTAAAGGGTGAAGATGTCTTTTGCCAAATTACGGCGATTCGGAAGAATTTTGCAGAAGCCAAGCTCTTGTCCGTCAACAAGGCTTCCAAGTATCGGGTAACGCCAACCTGTGATATTTACGAGACCTGTGGGGGCTGCCAAATCATGCATCTGAAGTACAGCAAGCAGTTGGAGTTCAAAACAGACTTATTGCAGCAGGCCTTGAAGAAATATGCTCCTAAAGGCTATGAAAATTATCTGATTCATCCGACGCTTGGGATGAAAAAACCTCAGTATTATCGGGCCAAGCTCCAATTTCAGACGCGTAAATTTAAGGGGCAGGTTAAGGCTGGTTTATACGCTCAAAATTCCCATTATTTGGTGGAATTAAGGGACTGTCTGGTCCAGGATCCGGTCATTCAGGAAATCGCTAATCACGTAGCTGAGCTATTGACCTACTACCAGATTCCGATTTCAGATGATCGGAAACAATTGGGAGTTCGAACCATCATGGTACGCCGGGCTCGCAAGTCTGGTCAGGTCCAAATGATCGTGGTGACGAGTCGACAAATTAATTTAACAAACTTGGTCGCAGACCTAGTAGAAAAATACCCTGAAATTGTAACGGTGGCAGTCAATCTGAACACTTCTAAATCAAGCGAGATTTATGGGGAGAAGACGCAGATTATATGGGGACAGGAGACCATCCGAGAAGGGGTCTTGGATTATGAATTTTCCTTGTCTCCTCGGGCCTTTTACCAGTTAAATCCTGAGCAAACCGAAGTCCTCTATAGTGAGGCTGTCAAGGCCTTAGATGTATCACCAGAGGATCATTTGATTGATGCCTACTGTGGTGTTGGGACCATTGGTTTCGCCTTTGCGGACAAGGTCAAGAGTGTACGAGGGATGGACATTATCCCTGAAGCGATTGAGGATGCTAAGTACAATGCTAAGCAGATGGGGTTTGAGAATACCCACTATGAAGCTGGGACGGCTGAGGAAATCATCCCTCGCTGGTACAAAGAAGGCTATCGGGCGGATGCAGTCATTGTGGATCCACCACGGACAGGACTGGGAGTGCAATTGATTGATACCTTGTTGCGCTATGCCCCTCAAAAGATGGTCTATGTCTCTTGTAATGTTTCGACCTTGGCGCGAGACCTTGTAGACTTGACCAAGGTGTATGATGTTGTCTACATCCAGTCAGTAGATATGTTTCCCCATACAGCTCGGACAGAGGCTGTGGTGAAGTTAGTCAAGAAAGCTTAA
- a CDS encoding cytidine deaminase family protein: MDIWEIMYEKAKALYRPHEVSDFVYAQHVVAAIEAEDGQIYTGFCMEGTCGVFHLCAERTALFNMYQASGQTKVKRILAFRDRPPYGGGSGMPCGACREFLMELDPANSQLEFMVDYESRKTITLGELMPFWWGEERANQRAEELPQEES, from the coding sequence ATGGATATTTGGGAAATCATGTATGAAAAGGCCAAGGCCCTCTATCGTCCCCATGAAGTATCTGATTTTGTCTATGCGCAACACGTAGTTGCGGCTATTGAGGCAGAGGATGGGCAAATCTATACAGGCTTTTGTATGGAAGGGACCTGTGGAGTCTTCCATTTGTGTGCAGAACGAACGGCTCTCTTTAATATGTACCAAGCATCTGGTCAAACCAAGGTGAAACGAATTTTAGCCTTCCGAGATCGACCACCTTATGGCGGCGGCTCTGGAATGCCTTGTGGGGCTTGTCGAGAGTTCTTAATGGAACTTGATCCAGCCAATAGCCAGTTGGAGTTTATGGTCGATTATGAGAGTCGAAAGACTATTACTCTGGGAGAATTGATGCCCTTTTGGTGGGGAGAAGAACGGGCCAATCAGAGGGCTGAGGAGCTTCCCCAGGAGGAGTCTTAG
- a CDS encoding DUF1858 domain-containing protein, with protein MDNKIDVSIPVAQVIDQHPEVLDLLVELGFKPLANPIMRNTVGRKVSLKQGSKLEGTPMEKIVRTLEANGYEVVGLD; from the coding sequence ATGGACAATAAAATTGATGTATCGATTCCAGTTGCTCAAGTCATTGATCAACATCCGGAAGTATTAGACTTGTTGGTGGAATTGGGCTTTAAACCCTTAGCCAATCCGATCATGCGCAATACAGTTGGGCGCAAGGTTTCTTTGAAACAAGGATCAAAATTAGAAGGTACGCCCATGGAGAAAATTGTGCGAACATTAGAGGCCAATGGCTATGAAGTAGTGGGGCTAGACTAA
- a CDS encoding DUF438 domain-containing protein yields MSDERIHVLRDILLDLHHGASPESVQERFDATFSGVSAIEISLMEHELMNSDAGITFEDVMELCDVHANLFKNAVQGVEVADTDHPGHPVQIFKQENLALRAAMMRVRRLLDNYETTEDPEMIQEIHKGLLRQLGLVGQFDRHYRRKEELMFPIMERYGHDSPPKVMWGVDDQIRELFAKALDAAKGLPDSPISEVKERFEAFAQEFEAMIFKEESILLMILLEAFSQDDWLSIAEESDAYGYAIIIPSEKWVPKRVDFKEEGAIETEGSGEVLPSSNGSEQRQVIETPEGQLTITFRPKKKEESFDRQQPQAFGHGFLSVEQANLILNHLPMEITFVNKDDIFQYYNDAAPFEEMIFKRTPSQVGRNVELCHPPKYLEKVKTIMQGLREGKKDKYEMWFKSESRRKFVHVTYAAVRDEAGEFQGVLEYVQDIQPYREIDSEFYRGLE; encoded by the coding sequence ATGAGCGATGAACGAATTCATGTCTTGAGAGACATCTTATTAGATCTTCATCATGGAGCCTCTCCTGAGTCGGTCCAAGAGCGCTTTGATGCGACCTTTAGCGGGGTGTCTGCGATTGAGATTTCCCTCATGGAGCATGAGCTAATGAACTCTGATGCAGGCATTACCTTTGAGGATGTCATGGAGCTTTGCGATGTCCATGCCAATCTCTTTAAGAACGCTGTCCAAGGAGTCGAAGTAGCAGATACTGACCATCCAGGCCATCCGGTTCAGATCTTTAAACAGGAGAACCTGGCCCTTCGGGCGGCTATGATGCGGGTCCGTCGTTTGCTGGATAATTATGAGACGACAGAGGATCCTGAGATGATCCAGGAAATTCACAAAGGTTTGTTGCGTCAGTTGGGCTTGGTGGGTCAATTTGATCGCCATTACCGCCGGAAGGAAGAGTTGATGTTTCCCATTATGGAGCGCTATGGGCATGATTCCCCTCCCAAAGTCATGTGGGGAGTAGATGACCAGATTCGAGAACTCTTTGCAAAAGCCCTAGATGCGGCTAAAGGGCTGCCTGATTCTCCTATCTCAGAAGTCAAGGAACGCTTTGAAGCCTTTGCGCAAGAGTTTGAGGCTATGATCTTCAAGGAAGAGTCCATCCTCTTGATGATTTTATTAGAGGCCTTTAGCCAAGACGATTGGCTCTCTATCGCGGAAGAAAGTGATGCTTATGGTTATGCCATCATCATTCCGAGTGAGAAATGGGTGCCGAAACGTGTGGACTTTAAGGAAGAAGGAGCAATTGAGACCGAAGGTTCAGGTGAAGTCCTTCCTTCTTCAAATGGAAGCGAGCAGCGACAGGTCATTGAGACTCCTGAGGGACAACTGACCATTACCTTCAGGCCTAAGAAAAAAGAAGAAAGCTTCGATCGCCAGCAACCACAGGCTTTTGGCCATGGCTTCCTCTCTGTGGAGCAGGCTAACTTGATCTTAAACCATCTACCGATGGAGATCACCTTTGTTAATAAGGATGATATTTTCCAATATTACAATGATGCAGCGCCTTTTGAGGAGATGATTTTCAAACGGACACCGTCGCAGGTAGGACGCAATGTCGAACTGTGTCACCCGCCAAAATACTTGGAGAAGGTCAAAACAATCATGCAGGGGCTTCGAGAAGGGAAAAAAGACAAGTACGAAATGTGGTTCAAATCAGAATCACGTAGGAAATTTGTCCATGTTACCTATGCAGCAGTGCGCGATGAAGCGGGAGAATTTCAAGGTGTCTTGGAATATGTCCAGGATATCCAACCCTATCGGGAGATCGATAGTGAATTTTATAGAGGATTGGAGTAA
- a CDS encoding DUF1912 family protein, whose translation MSYEKEFMKEFEAWIKTQVMINEMALTESKKVYEEDQDERAKEAMIRYESRLDAYQFLQGKFANYHEGKGFHDLPDGLFGERTY comes from the coding sequence ATGAGCTACGAAAAAGAATTTATGAAAGAATTTGAGGCTTGGATCAAGACCCAGGTCATGATCAATGAAATGGCCCTGACAGAAAGCAAGAAGGTCTATGAAGAGGATCAGGACGAGCGGGCCAAGGAAGCTATGATCCGCTATGAGAGTCGCTTGGATGCTTATCAATTCCTTCAAGGGAAGTTTGCTAACTACCACGAAGGGAAAGGTTTTCACGATCTTCCAGATGGCTTGTTTGGAGAGAGAACCTATTAA
- a CDS encoding helix-hairpin-helix domain-containing protein, producing MAKKNVNRAKQYKHQNRHLLKKAVATVGAAVKEAPKKVEKAAKAAAKEVKQVASSVEEFAASLEGVALDRAQTFYDEGIRSVADFANWTEKELLALKGIGPATIKKLQELGVKFK from the coding sequence ATGGCAAAGAAGAACGTTAACCGTGCGAAACAATACAAACATCAAAATAGACATCTTTTGAAAAAAGCTGTCGCAACTGTAGGAGCAGCTGTTAAAGAGGCACCTAAAAAGGTTGAGAAAGCAGCAAAAGCAGCAGCGAAAGAAGTGAAACAAGTAGCTTCTTCAGTAGAAGAATTTGCTGCAAGCTTGGAAGGTGTAGCCCTTGATCGTGCGCAAACATTCTATGATGAAGGTATTCGCTCTGTTGCGGACTTCGCAAACTGGACAGAGAAAGAGTTGTTGGCCCTTAAAGGAATCGGCCCAGCAACCATCAAAAAATTGCAAGAACTTGGTGTCAAGTTTAAATAA